One stretch of Limnohabitans sp. DNA includes these proteins:
- a CDS encoding DUF6352 family protein produces MLNFWTSCGHQHLSRNERGWMSATPDYWRLWLERPELALVEESCKAEKRIAPGAAGCTFDAGDARATQGFQGRRCA; encoded by the coding sequence ATGCTCAATTTTTGGACGTCCTGCGGTCACCAGCACCTCTCGCGCAACGAGCGGGGCTGGATGAGCGCCACGCCCGACTATTGGCGTTTGTGGTTGGAGCGCCCAGAGTTGGCTTTGGTGGAGGAGTCTTGCAAGGCTGAGAAGCGCATTGCACCAGGCGCTGCTGGATGCACCTTTGATGCAGGTGACGCCCGCGCAACTCAAGGCTTTCAAGGACGACGATGCGCGTGA
- a CDS encoding DUF6352 family protein yields MQVTPAQLKAFKDDDARENYELFLRFRDDVKSAGSLEAAYMAWQKSGNIQMPPLFIDVVVQAIVCNVLAEVQDAWVWRAAELLFRRQRITIEGGRVLSGDSDTLDSLKATGGLGEMGRLLMEGGAPLKAVDVKVLHPDNAERYFAQREGLGRYAFLLDMTHELQNELPHGLILSMVNARSGLKALSSVLALWVQHFLGVSVSIEPVQKVDDPAWRWHVGLDVTATALLNDLYQGVELDAKRQQQLISLFKLRFANPDDMRADVRGKVVYLGLAMNEQGLLKLKPQNLLLNLPLTLSA; encoded by the coding sequence ATGCAGGTGACGCCCGCGCAACTCAAGGCTTTCAAGGACGACGATGCGCGTGAAAACTACGAGCTGTTTTTGCGTTTTCGGGATGACGTAAAAAGCGCCGGTTCGCTGGAAGCGGCCTACATGGCTTGGCAAAAATCCGGCAACATCCAAATGCCGCCGCTCTTCATTGATGTGGTGGTGCAGGCCATTGTGTGCAACGTGCTGGCCGAGGTGCAAGACGCGTGGGTATGGCGTGCTGCTGAGCTGCTGTTTCGCCGCCAGCGCATCACCATCGAAGGGGGCCGTGTGCTGTCGGGCGACAGCGACACCCTGGACAGCCTGAAAGCCACCGGGGGTTTGGGTGAGATGGGCCGCTTGTTGATGGAAGGCGGCGCGCCCCTCAAGGCGGTCGATGTGAAGGTGCTGCACCCGGACAACGCTGAACGCTACTTCGCACAGCGCGAGGGCCTGGGCCGTTACGCCTTTTTGCTCGACATGACGCATGAACTGCAAAACGAATTGCCGCACGGCCTGATCTTGAGCATGGTCAACGCCCGCTCGGGCCTGAAAGCCTTGTCCAGCGTCTTGGCCTTGTGGGTGCAGCACTTTTTGGGTGTGTCGGTCAGCATCGAGCCGGTGCAAAAGGTGGACGATCCGGCTTGGCGCTGGCATGTGGGGCTGGACGTGACGGCTACTGCTTTGCTCAATGACCTCTACCAAGGCGTTGAGTTGGACGCCAAGCGCCAGCAGCAACTCATCAGCCTGTTCAAGCTGCGTTTTGCCAATCCGGATGACATGCGCGCTGATGTGCGGGGCAAGGTGGTTTACCTGGGCCTGGCCATGAACGAGCAGGGTTTACTCAAGCTCAAGCCGCAAAACCTGTTGCTCAATTTGCCCTTAACCCTCTCTGCCTGA
- a CDS encoding CopG family transcriptional regulator, with amino-acid sequence MKAKKFEQAFEDGADITASLDLSKSRRVLQEQKRVNVDFPTWMIDSLDREASKLGVTRQSVIKVWLAERLEATTSHVPLKRTPKVATQR; translated from the coding sequence ATGAAAGCTAAAAAGTTCGAACAAGCGTTTGAAGATGGGGCCGACATCACGGCTTCTTTGGACTTGTCCAAATCCAGGCGCGTGCTGCAGGAGCAGAAGCGGGTGAATGTTGATTTTCCAACATGGATGATTGACTCGCTGGACCGCGAAGCCAGCAAACTGGGGGTGACGAGGCAGTCCGTGATCAAGGTCTGGCTGGCTGAGCGCCTTGAGGCGACTACGTCTCATGTTCCCTTAAAACGGACGCCCAAAGTTGCGACGCAGCGCTGA
- a CDS encoding BrnT family toxin, which yields MATATALAAPVLLGMMAFACVFLVVHAIDTQRIVLRRLLVGWQLRYIFYTMMSFEFDAAKSDSNRTKHGIDFVQAQVLWNDPMLLEIPAKTDDEPRYLVIGVMDGKHWSAVITYRGAHIRLISVRRARTEEVALYES from the coding sequence ATGGCCACGGCTACGGCCTTGGCCGCACCTGTGCTGTTGGGGATGATGGCTTTCGCCTGCGTATTTCTTGTGGTTCACGCCATAGACACACAGCGCATAGTGCTCAGGCGGCTTCTCGTTGGATGGCAATTAAGGTATATTTTCTATACCATGATGTCCTTTGAGTTTGACGCCGCAAAGAGTGATTCCAATCGCACCAAGCATGGCATTGATTTCGTCCAAGCTCAGGTGCTGTGGAATGACCCAATGCTGTTGGAAATTCCGGCAAAAACAGATGACGAACCGCGTTATTTGGTGATTGGCGTCATGGATGGGAAGCATTGGTCGGCAGTCATCACCTACCGGGGAGCCCATATCCGATTGATATCCGTGCGTCGCGCACGCACAGAAGAGGTGGCACTTTATGAAAGCTAA